The Halogranum gelatinilyticum genome contains the following window.
CCCCTGCCCACACCCTCTTTGTCCTCCGGTCCTACCTGCCTCATATGCAAATCGCTGTCCTCGGCGCAGGCTACGCTGGGTTGACCCTCGCCCGCAGACTCGAAGACCGACTGCCCGACGCGGCCGACATCGTCGTCGTCGACGAGTCCGAGACCCATCTCGTCCAACACGAAGTCCACCGGGTCGTCCGCCAGCCCTCCATCGTCGACGCCATCACCGTCCCGCTGGACGAGGTGCTCGACCGCGCGGACGTCATCACCGCCCGGGTCGAGACCGTCGACGCCGACGCGGGGATGGCCGAACTCGACACCGGCGAGACGCTGGACTACGACTACGCCGCCGTCTGTCTCGGAGCCGAGACGGCCTACTACGGCCTGCCGGGCGTCGAGGAGCACAGCACGCCCCTCAAGCGCGTCGCCGACGCCGAGCAGATCCGTGAGGACTTCCTCGACGTTTGTGAGACGGGCGGCACCGTCGTCGTCGGCGGCGCGGGTCTCTCGGGCGTACAGATCGCGGGCGAACTCGCCGCGCTCGCCGACGAGGAGGGCGCGAGCGAGTCGGTCGACGTCGTCCTGCTCGAACAGCTGGACGCCGTCGCGCCCAACTTCCCCGAGAACTTTCAGGAGGCCGTTCACGACGAACTCGTCACTCGCAGTGTCGACGTGCGGACCGGCCAGACGGTCGTCGAGGCGACGGCCGACGAGATCGAACTGGAGTCGGGGAGCCAGGCGTACGACCAGTTCGTCTGGACCGGGGGCATCACCGGCTCCGAAGCGATGGACGGCGACCGGCCGACCGTCCGCAACGACCTTCGACTCAATCGCTCGACGTTCGTCGTCGGCGACGCGGCCCGCGCCGTCGACGCCGACGGAGAAGCCGTCCCCGCCAGTGCCTCCGCGGCCATCCGCGAGGCGGGCACCGTCGCGGGCAACATCGCGAAGTTGGTCGACCACGACCTGACGAACCCGGACGACTTCGCCCCCCGGATGAAGCCCTACCGGTTCGAGGTTCCGGGCTGGATCGTCTCCGTCGGCGACGGCGCGGTGGCACAGGTCGGCCCGACGGTCGTCCGCGGCCCGGCCGCGCGAGCCATGAAGGCCACCGTCGGCGCGGGCTATCTCGGGTCGGTGAAGGCCATCAAGCAGGCCGCCGAGTTGGTCCGAGAGGAGTTGGGCCACGGCCACGGCGGTCTCGACGACCTCAACGACCTCGACGACCTCGCTCCCGAAGAGTTAGACGAGGTCTCGGCCGACGAGGTGTTCGACCGCGTCGACGAGGTCACCATCGACGTCCTCGGTGAAGACGACGAGGATGAGGACGAGAACGAGGACGAGGAAGGAGACGAGTTCTGAGGAGACGACGGACCAACAGGGGATTCGGACGTTCAGCTATTTTCAGAGCCGCGACCGTGCAGCCTCGACGAGTGCCGAGACGCGC
Protein-coding sequences here:
- a CDS encoding NAD(P)/FAD-dependent oxidoreductase — its product is MQIAVLGAGYAGLTLARRLEDRLPDAADIVVVDESETHLVQHEVHRVVRQPSIVDAITVPLDEVLDRADVITARVETVDADAGMAELDTGETLDYDYAAVCLGAETAYYGLPGVEEHSTPLKRVADAEQIREDFLDVCETGGTVVVGGAGLSGVQIAGELAALADEEGASESVDVVLLEQLDAVAPNFPENFQEAVHDELVTRSVDVRTGQTVVEATADEIELESGSQAYDQFVWTGGITGSEAMDGDRPTVRNDLRLNRSTFVVGDAARAVDADGEAVPASASAAIREAGTVAGNIAKLVDHDLTNPDDFAPRMKPYRFEVPGWIVSVGDGAVAQVGPTVVRGPAARAMKATVGAGYLGSVKAIKQAAELVREELGHGHGGLDDLNDLDDLAPEELDEVSADEVFDRVDEVTIDVLGEDDEDEDENEDEEGDEF